The proteins below come from a single Vibrio natriegens NBRC 15636 = ATCC 14048 = DSM 759 genomic window:
- the nfo gene encoding deoxyribonuclease IV, whose translation MTNMKNKFGNKMIGAHVSAAGGVDQAPLRAREIGANAFALFTKNQRQWVAKPLEAKTISAFKANCKMLGFGTESILPHDSYLINLGAPEEEKLDKSRAAFIDEMERCNQLGLTLLNFHPGSHLKKVSEQECLATIAESINLAHKAVPDVIAVIENTAGQGTNLGWKFEHLAEIIEQVDDKERVGVCIDTCHTFTAGYDLRTKEDCQHTFAEFDRIVGMHYLRAMHLNDSKVEFASRVDRHHSLGKGEIGWDCFEYIARDSRFDGIPLILETIDPDIWHREIDTLRGYHLEEFNKN comes from the coding sequence ATGACAAACATGAAAAACAAGTTTGGGAACAAGATGATCGGCGCTCACGTCTCTGCGGCTGGTGGTGTCGATCAGGCCCCTTTGCGTGCGCGTGAGATTGGCGCTAATGCTTTTGCTTTATTTACCAAAAACCAGCGTCAGTGGGTGGCAAAACCTCTTGAAGCTAAAACCATCAGTGCATTTAAAGCCAATTGCAAAATGCTCGGGTTTGGTACTGAAAGCATTTTACCGCATGACTCCTACCTGATTAACTTAGGTGCACCAGAAGAAGAGAAGCTTGATAAATCTCGAGCGGCATTCATCGATGAAATGGAGCGTTGTAATCAGCTTGGTCTGACACTTTTAAACTTTCACCCAGGAAGTCACTTAAAGAAAGTATCTGAACAAGAGTGTTTAGCGACGATTGCAGAATCAATTAATCTTGCGCATAAAGCAGTACCAGATGTTATTGCTGTTATTGAGAACACGGCGGGTCAGGGTACCAACCTAGGCTGGAAGTTTGAGCATCTCGCTGAAATCATTGAGCAAGTGGACGATAAAGAGCGCGTGGGTGTGTGCATCGATACTTGTCATACTTTTACCGCAGGCTACGATTTAAGAACGAAAGAAGATTGCCAACACACGTTTGCGGAATTCGACCGTATCGTTGGTATGCACTATTTAAGGGCGATGCATTTAAATGATTCAAAAGTCGAATTTGCTAGCAGAGTTGATCGTCATCATTCTCTAGGGAAAGGTGAAATCGGTTGGGACTGCTTTGAGTATATTGCCAGAGACTCTCGTTTTGATGGTATCCCTCTGATTTTAGAGACAATTGATCCTGACATTTGGCATCGAGAAATTGATACTCTTCGTGGTTACCATTTGGAAGAATTCAACAAAAATTAA
- the ung gene encoding uracil-DNA glycosylase, whose amino-acid sequence MNQSPTWHDVIGEEKKLSYFVDTLNFVESERSAGKTIYPPSKDVFNAFRYTEFSDVKVVILGQDPYHGPNQAHGLCFSVLPGVRTPPSLVNIYKELAQDIDGFEIPQHGFLQSWAEQGVLLLNTVLTVEQGKAHSHSKTGWEAFTDKVIEAINMHQQGVVFLLWGAHAQKKGRFIDRSKHHVLTAPHPSPLSAHRGFLGCKHFSQANQLLTAQGKEPINWHLPMTV is encoded by the coding sequence ATGAATCAGTCACCGACATGGCACGATGTGATCGGCGAAGAAAAAAAACTCAGCTACTTTGTCGACACCTTAAACTTTGTTGAATCGGAACGTTCGGCGGGGAAAACGATCTATCCGCCAAGCAAAGATGTGTTTAATGCGTTTCGCTATACCGAGTTTAGCGATGTTAAGGTGGTGATTTTAGGTCAGGATCCTTATCACGGTCCGAATCAGGCGCACGGGTTGTGCTTTTCGGTTTTGCCAGGCGTGAGAACTCCGCCTTCATTGGTGAACATATACAAAGAGCTCGCTCAGGATATCGACGGTTTTGAAATCCCTCAACATGGATTCTTGCAAAGTTGGGCCGAGCAAGGTGTATTACTGCTTAATACCGTGCTGACGGTTGAGCAGGGCAAAGCACATTCACATTCGAAAACGGGATGGGAAGCGTTCACTGATAAAGTGATTGAAGCGATAAACATGCATCAGCAGGGGGTTGTGTTCCTGTTATGGGGCGCGCACGCGCAGAAAAAGGGACGATTTATTGATCGTTCCAAGCATCATGTCCTTACTGCTCCTCATCCTTCTCCGCTCTCTGCCCATCGAGGCTTTCTGGGGTGTAAGCACTTCTCTCAAGCAAACCAACTACTTACAGCCCAAGGTAAAGAGCCGATAAATTGGCATTTGCCGATGACGGTGTAA
- a CDS encoding hemerythrin domain-containing protein gives MMIERIRREHGYMVRLLAILRHKLNEIKQERAINYALVGEIVDYLSTHSEQVHHPKEDILYHHFLEHYGKQRTMENLEQEHKDLAEKTKEFSTVIEMILQDAVVPQDVFVRHLEDFIDSQKRHLELEERKILPLIEELFTTEDWQYVESLWSENEDDPVFGDTIADRYKQLAERVRQSDMEYI, from the coding sequence ATGATGATCGAAAGAATTCGACGCGAACACGGCTACATGGTTCGCCTGTTGGCTATATTGCGCCACAAACTTAATGAAATAAAACAAGAACGAGCCATTAACTATGCGTTAGTGGGGGAGATTGTTGACTACCTCTCTACTCATTCAGAACAAGTTCACCATCCAAAAGAGGACATCCTCTACCATCATTTTCTAGAACATTATGGTAAGCAACGAACCATGGAGAACCTAGAGCAGGAACATAAAGATCTCGCCGAAAAGACCAAAGAATTCTCAACGGTGATCGAGATGATTCTGCAAGATGCTGTGGTACCTCAAGATGTGTTTGTAAGACATCTCGAAGATTTCATTGATTCACAGAAACGCCACCTCGAACTTGAAGAGCGGAAGATCCTGCCGTTAATAGAAGAGCTGTTTACGACTGAAGACTGGCAGTACGTAGAAAGTCTCTGGAGTGAAAATGAGGATGATCCGGTATTTGGCGATACCATTGCTGACCGCTATAAACAGTTGGCGGAGCGTGTGCGTCAGAGCGATATGGAATACATCTAA
- a CDS encoding DUF3545 family protein has product MDGFQLDDIFNLDTTSTTKSRAKPMKRKWREIEEMNDRRNLLKELRELDVCNDYNLDDIKL; this is encoded by the coding sequence ATGGACGGCTTTCAACTAGATGACATTTTTAATCTGGATACTACCTCAACAACCAAATCTCGTGCCAAACCAATGAAACGTAAATGGCGAGAAATTGAAGAGATGAACGACAGACGCAATTTATTAAAAGAGCTGCGTGAACTTGATGTCTGTAACGATTACAACCTAGACGACATCAAACTCTAA
- a CDS encoding alanine/glycine:cation symporter family protein — protein MTDLINLMNDLLWGSILVYLLVGVGIYFTFRLGFIQFRHFGHMFSVLKNSRKADKAGISSFQALCTSLAARVGTGNMAGVAVALTAGGPGAIFWMWLIAMLGMATSFAESTLAQLYKTKDDDGNYRGGPAYYMEKGLGMRWMGVLFSVFLIIAFGLVFNAVQANSIANAMSTAFGWNSLYVGIGVVALSAAVIFGGIKRIAKVAEMIVPLMALLYLALALVVVFANIEKLPAVLALIVKSAFGLQEAAAGGLGYAIAQAMINGVKRGLFSNEAGMGSAPNAAASATPYPPHPASQGYVQMLGVFMDTIVICSSTVAIILMSGEYVGQATEVTGIELTQRALSSQVGDWGGIFVAVAIFFFAFTSIIANYSYAETNLVFLEHNHKAGIGIFRIIFLGMVMFGAVASLPMVWSLADVSMGLMAIVNLVAIILLSGIVIKLAKDYNRQLDAGKVPTFDANDFPELKSQLEEGIWYNDKKD, from the coding sequence ATGACAGACTTAATCAATTTGATGAACGATCTCCTTTGGGGTTCGATTCTGGTTTATCTTCTTGTTGGTGTAGGTATTTACTTCACCTTTCGATTGGGATTCATCCAGTTCCGCCACTTCGGGCACATGTTTTCGGTTCTAAAGAACAGTCGCAAAGCAGACAAAGCTGGTATTTCTTCTTTCCAAGCACTTTGTACCAGTCTCGCAGCACGTGTTGGTACCGGTAATATGGCCGGTGTGGCAGTTGCACTAACAGCGGGCGGACCAGGCGCTATCTTCTGGATGTGGCTGATCGCGATGCTGGGTATGGCAACATCGTTTGCAGAGAGTACGCTGGCACAGCTATACAAAACCAAAGATGATGATGGCAACTACCGTGGTGGTCCTGCTTACTACATGGAAAAAGGTTTGGGCATGCGCTGGATGGGCGTCTTGTTCTCGGTTTTCCTAATCATCGCTTTTGGTTTGGTATTCAATGCCGTTCAAGCTAACTCTATTGCTAATGCGATGAGTACGGCATTTGGCTGGAACTCTTTATACGTTGGTATTGGTGTTGTTGCCTTGTCTGCTGCGGTTATCTTTGGTGGTATCAAGCGTATCGCTAAAGTCGCGGAAATGATTGTTCCACTTATGGCACTGCTTTACCTTGCGCTCGCGCTAGTGGTTGTGTTTGCCAACATCGAGAAGCTTCCTGCGGTACTTGCTCTGATTGTTAAGAGTGCCTTTGGTCTGCAAGAAGCAGCGGCTGGTGGTTTAGGTTACGCTATCGCACAAGCGATGATTAACGGTGTAAAACGCGGCCTATTCTCGAACGAAGCTGGTATGGGTTCGGCGCCTAACGCAGCGGCATCAGCAACGCCGTACCCGCCGCATCCTGCGTCTCAGGGTTACGTTCAGATGCTGGGTGTGTTTATGGATACAATCGTGATCTGTTCTTCTACGGTAGCGATCATCCTGATGTCTGGTGAATACGTAGGTCAGGCGACAGAGGTTACCGGTATCGAACTGACACAGCGCGCATTGAGCTCGCAAGTGGGCGACTGGGGTGGCATTTTTGTTGCTGTCGCAATCTTCTTCTTCGCGTTTACTTCGATCATTGCAAACTACTCATACGCTGAGACTAACTTAGTCTTCCTTGAGCATAACCATAAAGCGGGTATCGGTATTTTCCGAATCATCTTCCTGGGTATGGTGATGTTTGGCGCGGTAGCTTCGTTACCAATGGTCTGGTCGTTGGCTGATGTGTCAATGGGTCTAATGGCGATTGTGAACTTGGTGGCGATTATTCTGCTATCGGGCATCGTTATCAAGCTGGCTAAAGACTACAACCGTCAGCTAGACGCTGGTAAGGTACCAACATTTGATGCTAACGATTTCCCAGAGCTGAAATCTCAGCTGGAAGAAGGCATCTGGTACAACGACAAAAAAGACTGA
- the yaaA gene encoding peroxide stress protein YaaA, whose product MLIVVSPAKTLDYESPLATEKFTQPELIEFSKELIEVCRKLTPADVASLMKVSDKIADLNVGRFQEWSETFTTENSRQAILAFKGDVYTGLEAETLSEADFDYAQDHLRMLSGLYGLLKPLDLMQPYRLEMGTKLANDKGTNLYQFWGNIITDKLNEAISAQGDNVLINLASNEYFKAVKPKNLDAQVITPIFKDCKNGQYKVISFYAKKARGMMARYIIENRIESVADLTKFDTAGYYFVEEESTPTELVFKREEQN is encoded by the coding sequence ATGCTTATCGTAGTTTCTCCTGCTAAGACACTGGATTATGAGTCTCCGTTAGCAACGGAAAAGTTTACTCAACCTGAGTTAATTGAATTCTCCAAAGAGCTGATCGAAGTTTGCCGTAAATTGACGCCTGCTGATGTTGCGTCGTTAATGAAGGTGAGCGACAAAATTGCAGATCTGAACGTAGGGCGATTCCAAGAGTGGAGTGAAACCTTCACGACTGAAAACTCGCGTCAGGCGATCCTCGCGTTTAAAGGGGATGTTTATACGGGTCTTGAAGCGGAAACCTTGTCTGAAGCTGACTTTGATTACGCTCAGGATCATCTGCGTATGCTATCTGGCCTTTACGGTTTGTTGAAGCCATTGGATTTGATGCAGCCATACCGTCTGGAAATGGGTACTAAGCTTGCGAACGACAAGGGCACTAACTTGTACCAGTTCTGGGGCAATATCATCACTGACAAGCTTAATGAGGCGATTTCAGCGCAAGGTGACAATGTGCTTATTAACCTTGCATCAAATGAATACTTTAAAGCGGTGAAACCTAAGAACCTTGACGCTCAGGTTATTACGCCAATTTTTAAAGATTGTAAGAATGGCCAATACAAAGTGATCAGCTTCTACGCGAAAAAAGCGCGTGGCATGATGGCGCGTTACATTATCGAAAATCGTATTGAGAGTGTGGCTGACCTGACCAAGTTTGATACGGCGGGTTACTACTTTGTTGAAGAAGAGTCGACGCCAACTGAGCTGGTCTTTAAACGAGAAGAGCAGAACTAA
- the srmB gene encoding ATP-dependent RNA helicase SrmB encodes MIRTFAELDLDSNLLDAIEEMGFERPTKVQAEAIPQALDGRDILASAPTGTGKTAAFVLPALQYLQDFPRRKPGPARILILTPTRELAMQVADQARALAKNTKLNIFTITGGVQYQEHADILATTQDIVVATPGRLREYIEAERFDCRAIEWLILDEADRMLDMGFAPTVDRLSNECRWRKQTLLFSATLEGRGVEGFTADLLNEPAEIDAKSPLRERKKIAQWYHRADDAEHKLALLKHIITEQAERTIVFLKTRERLAELRSQLESAQIPCSWIQGEMPQDRRNNAIARFRDGTVNVLLATDVAARGIDLPDVSHVINYDLPRTADVYLHRIGRTARAGKKGNAISIVEAHDQPMMDRVARYVKEDIKERFIKEMRPKHKKPVFKKKKKKDDKKKTAKKKVAKKK; translated from the coding sequence GTGATCAGAACCTTTGCTGAACTTGATCTAGACTCAAACTTACTTGATGCCATTGAAGAAATGGGCTTCGAACGCCCAACAAAAGTCCAGGCAGAAGCAATCCCACAAGCGTTGGATGGTCGTGACATTCTAGCGTCAGCACCGACTGGCACAGGTAAAACAGCAGCATTCGTATTGCCTGCTCTGCAATACCTGCAGGATTTTCCACGTCGTAAACCTGGACCTGCGCGTATCCTTATCCTAACTCCAACGCGTGAGTTGGCGATGCAGGTTGCGGATCAAGCCCGTGCGCTGGCGAAAAATACTAAGCTCAATATTTTTACCATCACCGGTGGTGTTCAGTACCAAGAGCACGCTGACATTCTTGCTACCACGCAAGACATCGTTGTTGCGACACCAGGTCGTCTGCGCGAATACATTGAAGCTGAACGCTTTGATTGCCGTGCGATTGAATGGTTAATCCTAGACGAAGCTGACCGCATGCTAGACATGGGCTTTGCGCCAACAGTCGATCGTCTATCGAACGAGTGTCGCTGGCGTAAGCAAACCCTTCTGTTTTCTGCAACATTAGAAGGCAGAGGCGTTGAAGGCTTTACTGCGGACCTGCTGAATGAACCTGCAGAGATCGATGCGAAGTCACCGCTACGCGAACGTAAGAAGATCGCACAGTGGTATCACCGAGCGGACGACGCAGAGCATAAACTCGCGCTACTCAAGCACATCATCACGGAGCAGGCAGAACGTACTATCGTATTCCTGAAAACGCGTGAACGTCTGGCTGAACTGCGTAGCCAGCTTGAAAGCGCACAGATTCCATGTTCATGGATCCAAGGCGAAATGCCACAAGATCGCCGTAATAACGCGATTGCACGTTTCCGTGATGGTACGGTTAACGTTCTACTCGCAACAGACGTTGCAGCTCGTGGTATCGACCTTCCTGATGTGTCACACGTGATCAACTACGACTTGCCACGTACAGCAGATGTTTACCTGCACCGAATTGGCCGTACCGCTCGTGCTGGAAAAAAAGGTAACGCTATCTCAATTGTAGAAGCGCACGACCAGCCGATGATGGATCGCGTCGCTCGTTACGTTAAAGAAGACATCAAAGAGCGTTTCATCAAAGAGATGCGTCCAAAACACAAAAAACCTGTGTTTAAGAAGAAAAAGAAAAAAGACGATAAGAAGAAAACTGCGAAAAAGAAAGTCGCTAAAAAGAAGTAA
- a CDS encoding tRNA1(Val) (adenine(37)-N6)-methyltransferase, with protein MNNEKHKTKSFKFKQFFIEGGESGMPVSTDGVMLGAWVESPEDAEILDIGTGTGLLALMCAQRFSRAKITAVDIETTAIDAAQKNFTHSPWQERLSVFHADVLTFTPSQLFQRIICNPPYFNSGEQSKQSQRATARHTDSLRHDALLHRCYQLLEEDGKASFVLPVTEGEQFIELALQQGWYLSRLCRVQPSERKPVHRVLFELAKQPCDTKISHLIIHSSDGYSDDFVQLTREFYLKM; from the coding sequence ATGAATAACGAAAAACATAAAACTAAGAGCTTCAAGTTTAAGCAGTTTTTCATCGAAGGTGGTGAAAGTGGCATGCCGGTCAGTACAGATGGCGTGATGCTAGGAGCCTGGGTTGAAAGCCCTGAAGATGCTGAGATACTCGATATAGGCACAGGCACAGGTTTGTTGGCATTAATGTGTGCCCAACGCTTTAGCCGAGCGAAGATAACGGCCGTAGATATTGAAACCACAGCAATCGATGCCGCTCAGAAAAACTTTACTCACTCTCCATGGCAAGAGAGGTTATCTGTTTTTCATGCCGATGTGCTGACCTTCACACCATCTCAGTTATTCCAGCGAATCATTTGTAACCCACCCTATTTCAATAGTGGCGAGCAATCCAAACAGAGTCAGCGAGCGACAGCAAGACACACAGACTCTCTGCGCCATGACGCCTTGCTGCATCGTTGTTACCAACTGTTAGAAGAGGATGGAAAAGCCAGCTTTGTGTTACCTGTCACCGAAGGTGAGCAGTTTATCGAGTTAGCATTACAACAGGGCTGGTATTTATCTCGTCTTTGCCGTGTGCAGCCATCAGAGAGAAAGCCAGTTCATCGTGTGCTGTTTGAGTTAGCGAAGCAGCCTTGTGACACTAAAATATCTCACTTGATCATTCACTCATCAGACGGGTACAGCGACGATTTTGTCCAGCTAACCCGTGAGTTTTATCTTAAGATGTGA
- the brnQ gene encoding branched-chain amino acid transport system II carrier protein — MKQTLKLTDIIAVGFMLFAFFLGAGNIIFPPLAGQLAGENLMPAMFGFLLTAVGLPLITIVAIAVAGGTWDHLTQDLPKKAAVVMAALIFIIIGPAFAAPRTGLVAYEMAVKPFFIEASQTNLTAFSVLFFVVAMLFSWFQGRLIDLIGKVLTPVLFLGLIVLALAVFIDPQGEMIGATGEYLTQPLTKGFLEGYNTMDTFASLMFGMLMVDALRGKGITERAATTKYLIFAGCIAAAGLAFVYISLFYLGATSATVAAGADNGGLVLSQYVQALFGPYGQIVLSVIVLLACLTTAIGLISACSDFFSSKTSLSYKHWVLINGSVCALVANVGLAQLISLSVPVLFALYPVAIALVALTFVRSKLPNTRFAYRAVLLVSLLFALLDAAKVAGMDVSAFNMLPLFEIGMGWVLPTLAAIICMFFISKPQNELVEETA, encoded by the coding sequence GTGAAACAGACATTAAAACTAACAGATATTATCGCAGTAGGCTTTATGCTGTTTGCGTTCTTTTTAGGTGCTGGCAACATCATCTTTCCACCGTTGGCTGGCCAATTGGCTGGTGAAAACCTAATGCCAGCGATGTTCGGTTTCTTGCTAACAGCGGTAGGTCTACCTCTTATTACTATCGTTGCTATCGCTGTAGCTGGCGGAACTTGGGATCATCTAACGCAAGATCTACCGAAAAAAGCAGCGGTTGTGATGGCAGCGTTGATCTTCATTATTATTGGCCCTGCATTTGCGGCTCCTCGTACTGGCCTTGTGGCCTACGAAATGGCTGTTAAACCATTTTTTATTGAAGCGTCTCAAACAAACCTGACGGCATTCTCAGTGCTGTTCTTTGTTGTCGCGATGCTATTCTCATGGTTCCAGGGACGTTTGATCGACTTGATTGGTAAGGTGCTGACTCCTGTCCTGTTCCTTGGTTTGATTGTTCTTGCTCTTGCAGTATTTATTGATCCTCAAGGTGAAATGATCGGTGCAACAGGCGAGTACTTAACTCAACCGCTAACGAAAGGCTTCCTAGAAGGTTACAACACCATGGATACCTTCGCGTCACTGATGTTCGGTATGCTGATGGTGGATGCGCTTCGTGGTAAAGGCATTACAGAGCGCGCGGCAACAACAAAATACCTGATTTTTGCTGGCTGTATTGCAGCTGCTGGTCTGGCGTTCGTATACATTTCGCTGTTCTACTTAGGCGCAACCAGTGCAACAGTAGCTGCGGGTGCTGATAATGGTGGTTTGGTTCTGAGCCAATACGTTCAGGCACTGTTTGGTCCTTACGGTCAAATCGTACTTTCAGTGATCGTATTACTGGCATGTTTGACTACGGCGATCGGTCTTATCTCTGCGTGTTCTGATTTCTTCAGTTCTAAAACGTCGCTGTCTTACAAACACTGGGTTCTGATTAACGGTTCTGTGTGTGCGTTGGTTGCTAACGTTGGTCTTGCGCAGTTGATTTCTCTGTCTGTTCCAGTGTTGTTCGCACTGTACCCTGTAGCAATTGCATTGGTAGCGTTAACGTTTGTGCGTAGCAAACTGCCTAACACTCGCTTTGCTTACCGCGCAGTACTGCTTGTTTCTTTGTTGTTTGCGTTACTAGATGCAGCAAAAGTAGCAGGTATGGATGTATCGGCTTTCAACATGCTACCTCTATTTGAAATCGGTATGGGTTGGGTTCTGCCAACGCTGGCTGCGATCATTTGTATGTTCTTCATTTCTAAGCCTCAGAATGAGCTGGTAGAAGAAACGGCGTAA
- the fldB gene encoding flavodoxin FldB, with the protein MKIGLFYGSTTCYTEMAAEKIRSIIGEDLVDIHNVKETPLALMADYDLLLIGISTWDFGEIQEDWSAIWQDIATTPLKGKVVALFGLGDQEGYGEWYLDAMGLLHDELKETGAQFIGYWPNEGYEFEASKALTEDGSQFVGLALDEDSQYDLSDERIEKWCEQVLVEFHDTL; encoded by the coding sequence ATGAAAATCGGACTCTTTTACGGCTCTACGACCTGCTATACCGAAATGGCAGCAGAGAAAATTCGTTCCATCATTGGAGAAGATCTTGTCGACATTCACAATGTGAAAGAGACACCGCTAGCTTTGATGGCTGACTACGATTTATTGCTCATTGGTATTTCTACCTGGGACTTTGGTGAAATCCAAGAGGACTGGAGTGCTATTTGGCAAGACATCGCAACGACGCCATTAAAAGGAAAAGTGGTCGCATTATTTGGTTTGGGCGATCAAGAAGGCTACGGTGAATGGTATCTGGATGCTATGGGTCTGCTCCATGATGAGCTGAAAGAAACTGGCGCACAATTTATTGGTTACTGGCCTAATGAAGGCTATGAATTCGAAGCCTCTAAAGCACTCACTGAAGATGGCAGCCAATTTGTAGGTCTGGCATTAGATGAAGATTCTCAGTACGACTTGAGTGACGAACGCATTGAGAAGTGGTGTGAACAAGTTCTAGTCGAATTCCACGATACGCTTTAA
- the xerD gene encoding site-specific tyrosine recombinase XerD, which yields MTAQLPVNQQDFAFVEQFLDAMWMERGLSENTLASYRNDLIKLLTWMEQQRYRLDFISLAGLQEYQSYLVDLDYKQTSRARMLSAIRRLFQYLHREKVRADDPSALLVSPKLPQRLPKDISEEQVDALLDAPDPNDPVELRDKAMLELLYATGLRVTELVSLTMENVSLRQGVVRVTGKGGKERLVPMGENAVDWIETFIQQGRPALLGETSSDVVFPSKRARQMTRQTFWHRIKYYAVIAGIDTDQLSPHVLRHAFATHLLNYGADLRVVQMLLGHSDLSTTQIYTHVATERLKQIHSQHHPRA from the coding sequence ATGACAGCACAGCTGCCTGTCAATCAACAAGATTTTGCTTTTGTGGAGCAATTCTTAGACGCGATGTGGATGGAGCGAGGACTGTCTGAGAACACGCTAGCTTCATACCGAAATGATCTAATTAAACTTCTTACCTGGATGGAGCAACAGCGTTACCGTCTCGATTTTATAAGCTTAGCTGGCCTTCAAGAGTATCAAAGCTACTTGGTCGATTTAGATTACAAACAGACTTCCCGTGCACGAATGTTATCGGCGATTCGCCGTCTGTTTCAGTATCTTCATCGCGAAAAAGTACGCGCCGATGACCCAAGTGCATTGTTAGTTAGCCCTAAACTACCGCAGCGTTTACCGAAAGATATCAGCGAAGAGCAAGTCGATGCTTTGCTGGATGCGCCTGATCCTAATGACCCGGTAGAATTGCGCGATAAAGCGATGTTAGAGTTACTTTACGCGACAGGGCTTCGTGTTACTGAACTGGTAAGCCTGACGATGGAAAACGTCAGTTTGCGTCAGGGCGTGGTCCGAGTGACGGGTAAAGGCGGCAAAGAGCGCTTGGTACCGATGGGTGAGAACGCCGTGGACTGGATTGAAACTTTTATTCAGCAAGGTCGGCCAGCACTGCTGGGAGAGACCTCTTCGGATGTGGTTTTCCCAAGTAAACGCGCACGGCAAATGACTCGTCAGACGTTCTGGCATCGTATTAAATACTATGCTGTGATAGCGGGAATCGATACCGATCAATTATCGCCGCATGTGTTACGTCACGCTTTTGCAACACATTTACTGAACTATGGCGCAGATCTCAGGGTCGTACAGATGCTACTAGGGCATAGTGACTTATCGACCACGCAAATTTATACTCACGTGGCGACTGAACGACTGAAGCAGATCCACAGTCAACACCACCCAAGAGCATAG
- the dsbC gene encoding bifunctional protein-disulfide isomerase/oxidoreductase DsbC — protein sequence MSVLRRLTLLTLPFFVTACGAEESQAKTETPAQQVAPMAQQHFDEAALKAKFSKLGLSIVDIKPSDVTGLLEIQTNGGILFASNDGNHFIAGTLYAIDENGGYKDVLAERQAPLNAAKIAEFSDSMIEFKADNEKYAVTVFTDITCGYCVRLHNQMQGYNDLGITVRYMAYPRQGATGPVADQMATIWCADDPKAAIHNAKVNRTFDNPAKDLNQCKETVQAHYNVGRQLGISGTPAIFLPGGEMVGGYLPPADLLNRLEQQ from the coding sequence ATGAGCGTATTACGCCGACTAACTCTGCTGACTTTACCATTTTTTGTTACCGCTTGTGGGGCGGAAGAAAGTCAGGCTAAAACGGAAACTCCAGCACAACAAGTTGCCCCAATGGCGCAACAACACTTTGATGAAGCAGCATTAAAAGCAAAGTTTTCAAAACTTGGCTTATCGATTGTGGATATCAAACCATCAGACGTCACAGGTTTGTTAGAAATCCAAACCAATGGTGGCATTTTATTCGCGTCTAATGATGGCAATCACTTCATCGCTGGCACCTTGTATGCGATTGATGAAAATGGTGGTTATAAAGATGTGCTGGCCGAGCGTCAGGCACCACTCAATGCTGCGAAGATTGCAGAATTTTCTGACAGCATGATTGAGTTCAAGGCTGATAATGAAAAGTATGCAGTGACCGTATTTACCGACATTACATGTGGTTACTGCGTGCGTCTGCATAACCAAATGCAGGGCTACAATGATTTAGGTATTACCGTCCGCTACATGGCTTACCCACGCCAAGGCGCGACGGGGCCAGTTGCTGATCAAATGGCAACAATTTGGTGTGCAGATGATCCGAAAGCCGCTATCCACAATGCGAAAGTAAATCGTACTTTCGACAACCCTGCGAAGGACTTGAATCAGTGTAAAGAAACGGTTCAGGCACATTACAATGTAGGTCGACAGCTTGGTATTTCTGGTACGCCAGCAATCTTCCTACCTGGCGGTGAAATGGTAGGCGGCTATCTGCCTCCTGCTGATCTACTAAACCGTTTAGAGCAACAATAA